A window of Haloplasma contractile SSD-17B genomic DNA:
ATGTTTGATCGATTAAACTTAAGATTGCTACAACTAGTGCCATTATAGATGAAATAAGACTCATGAACGCAACAAGACGTGATCGCCTCTCATTCATTAGTTTTAAATTACTCATAAAACCCTCTCCTTTTTTAATTTAATATATACGTGATTTCACTTTTGATTTTTTCTAAAACTTCAACCTGTGACATGACTTGTCTCTGTTTTATATAAAAGAGGATGTTTGCATGCACCGTGTTTGAAATAATTCTTTGTTTCATCTCAACATCCACTTCTCGTATCACACCTTCCTTCACACACTCATGTAAGTTATTTATAGATAACTTTACAATCTCCGGAAGATAGTGACCTCCTCCACTTATTTCTGCAGGTGGATCCCCCATATCTTCAAGGAATACGACCTGAAAGATATGAGGATTACTAGTAAAATAATGACTATAAGCAATTGAGGTTCGTACTACTTTTTCCTCAGCTGTCTTACA
This region includes:
- a CDS encoding TetR/AcrR family transcriptional regulator, with product MSKKSLQIQRKKKYFIDSAIHIIKHEGVSNLTAKKVAELAGYASGTLYNYFKNLNELLFYCVEEFFSECMEYVLTEHEKCKTAEEKVVRTSIAYSHYFTSNPHIFQVVFLEDMGDPPAEISGGGHYLPEIVKLSINNLHECVKEGVIREVDVEMKQRIISNTVHANILFYIKQRQVMSQVEVLEKIKSEITYILN